The Argonema galeatum A003/A1 genome segment GACTTTTATTATCAGTCTGGGGAATAAAGAAGAAGATATTGTGAAATTAGTGCAAAGTTTCGCCACATTAGCCAAAAAATATCAAACAGCGAGTTATCCTGTTAAGAAGACGAGAGGTCTGGATTTGGTTGAGATGCCCGATCGTTACAAGATGCCCCTGATTTCACCCCGCGAAGCTTTCTTTGCTTCGACGGAAACATTACCCTTTGAACAGATAAGCCAACGCATTAGTGCTGAACTGGTTTGTCCTTATCCACCAGGGATTCCCATTTTGATGCCCGGTGAAGTGATTACCCCAACCGCCCTGGAATATTTATCAACCATTAAAGCAATGGGCGGAACGATTAGCGGTTGTACAGATTCAACCTTGCAAACCTTAAAAGTTGTGAAAGATTGATTCTTGTGAGTTGTTAAAAGTCATTTGTTTTTATGAAATGACCGATGAGTAGGTTGCAGCACGACACGGATATACACGGATGCACTGATATACCACTTGACAGATGACCAATGACCAATGACTAAGGACTAATTACTAACGTTGGATGGAATTGCGGAACGCAGTTCTTGATATTTAAAAGCTTTAGCGTAGTCCCCTAAAGCATAGCAAGCAACTTTCAGGCTTCCTAGGGCCTGCTGTTCAACGCGATCGTCTGGGAGTTGCCGTGCTATGACCAAGCGCTGTTCGTAGCACTCGATCGCCAGATCGAAGTTGCCTAAAGCTTCATAAGCAACTCCTAAGCTTCCTAACGCTTGTTCTTCTACTCGAAGGTCTTGAGTATCTTTTGCCAGAGTCAAGCGCTGCTGATAATATTCGATCGCTTGGGTATAATTACCCAGAGCGTAGCAAGCACTGCCCAGATTTCTCAGCACCTGTCCTTCCCCCCGCAAGTCTTGGATATTCCGCGCCAAAGCCAAGCGCTGCTGGTAGTATTCAATTGCTGTGGGGTAATCCCCCAGGGAATAAAAAGCATTTCCCAAATTTCTCAGCAGCTGACCTTCTCCCTTGCGGTCTTTGATTTTCCGCATCAGCGTCAAGCTTTGCTGCTGGTAGTCAATTGCCTTCGTGTAATCTCCCAAAGCCTTGTAAGCAAGTCCCAGGTTGTTGAGTGCTGCCACCTCTCCTCGGCAGTCTTGAATTTCCTTAGCAATTATTAAGCTTTGCTGCTGGTACTCGATCGCTTTGAGGTGGTCTTCCAAGTGACGGTAAGCATTTCCCAGATTCCCCAGGGCCAGTCCTTCCGCACGACGGTCTTGGGTATCTTTTGCGATCTCCAACAATTGCTGGTAGTAATTAATCGCTTTAACATACTCACCCAGAGCATAGCAAGCATTTCCCAGATTCCCCAGCACCTTCCCCTCTGCCTGACGGCATTGGATGTCCCGGTAGATCGAGAGTGCCTGCTGGAAAAACTGTAATGCCGCTTTAAATTGGCTAGCCTGATGCTGTTCGATTCCTTGGTCTACCAGTCGGTTTGCCTGGGCGAGTTTGGCATTGTTTTCCGTTTCCTCCCGCAGTTTGCCTATCTCGTCTCCCTCTAGCGAGAAGGCAATTGTTGTACGCTCATTTTCAGGAATACCTTTTATAGGCTTGTGGTCTGGTTGACGACCCTGGCTGTCCATATATGCTACCTCTCAAAAACGCCCTTCCTGGCAGTATCCCCATCTTTAGGCTGGGAAGGCATGACCTGGATCACTGAAGAAATGTTAATTTGATACGTTTCCACGAATAAAATTAACTCTTTGTTGTATTATTCCCAGATCTGGGCGTGGATCTCTCAATAATAGTAGAGATGTTTTTTTTATAAAAATCGTAATATGACAGCAAGATATGCCTTTTTTTGGTATCCCAAATTCTTTGCAACGCTGGTTACGCTTGTAGGCTTGTTAGGCAGCTACATGGTGCTGCCCGGACGCCTAGCTGACCCCAGGCTACCAAAAGGGAGTAATGGGGAGAGTGTACAGAAGGCAGAGGCAGCTATAAATCTGGTCTTTTCCGTACCAGCACAGTTTCAAGGCAAAACCGTTCGCGAAGTAAACTTAAGCAGACCGTCCAAGGTAATTGCGCTGACATTTGATGACGGCCCTTGGCCCAAAACCACTTTACAGGTGCTGGACATCCTCAAGCAAAACGACATAAAGGCAACGTTTTTCTGGATCGGACGCAACCTGAAAAACTATCCAGACATTGGACGAGAAGTGGTGCAAGACGGTCACGTT includes the following:
- a CDS encoding tetratricopeptide repeat protein, which gives rise to MDSQGRQPDHKPIKGIPENERTTIAFSLEGDEIGKLREETENNAKLAQANRLVDQGIEQHQASQFKAALQFFQQALSIYRDIQCRQAEGKVLGNLGNACYALGEYVKAINYYQQLLEIAKDTQDRRAEGLALGNLGNAYRHLEDHLKAIEYQQQSLIIAKEIQDCRGEVAALNNLGLAYKALGDYTKAIDYQQQSLTLMRKIKDRKGEGQLLRNLGNAFYSLGDYPTAIEYYQQRLALARNIQDLRGEGQVLRNLGSACYALGNYTQAIEYYQQRLTLAKDTQDLRVEEQALGSLGVAYEALGNFDLAIECYEQRLVIARQLPDDRVEQQALGSLKVACYALGDYAKAFKYQELRSAIPSNVSN